In one window of Notolabrus celidotus isolate fNotCel1 chromosome 15, fNotCel1.pri, whole genome shotgun sequence DNA:
- the LOC117826273 gene encoding tetratricopeptide repeat protein 39C-like yields the protein MADPTEAAVPGSVEEKKADRINDAELALKGINMLLNNGFKESDELFRAYRNHSPLMSFGASFVSFLNAMMTFEEEKMQMAFEDLKATERLCESENTGVIEAIKNKIKRSMDSQRSGLAAVDRLQRQIIIADCQVYLAVLSFIKQELSSYIKGGWILRKAWKMYNKCYSDITHLQEGSRRRASEQPAAPPPPLSSPADSSHSRSSSPGPSPSHRPDGLSPEALDRLKGSVSFGYGLFHLCISMVPPHLLKIVNLLGFPGDRLQGLSALMYASESKDMKAPLATLALLWYHTVVQPFFALDGADTQAGLVEAKSILQQREATYPNSSLFMFFKGRVQRLECQISSALTSFRDALDLASDQREIQHVCLYESGWCSMIELNYGEAYRAFGRLKTESRWSQCYYAYLTGVCQGATGDLEGAAAVFKEVQRLFKRKNNQIELFSMKRAEKLRCPSLSKELCILSVIEILYLWKALPNCSSPNLESMSQVLQGIDDASCAGLKNLLLGAINKCLHKTKDAIQYFHLAARDEVGRLSNSYVQPYSCYELGCVLLNTPESAGKGRMLMLQAKEDYAGYDFENRLHVRIHSALASMRAVAQP from the exons ATGGCGGACCCGACGGAAGCAGCAGTCCCGGGGAgcgtggaggagaagaaggcagACCGAATCAACGACGCAGAGCTGGCACTGAAAGGGATCAATATGCTCCTCAACAATGGATTCAAGGAGAGTGATGAGCTCTTCAGGGCATACAG GAATCACAGTCCTCTAATGAGTTTCGGGGCCAGTTTTGTGAGTTTTCtg aACGCCATGATGACGTTTGAAGAGGAGAAAATGCAGATGGCCTTTGAGGACCTTAAAGCGACggagagactgtgtgagagTGAAAACACAGGAGTCATTGAagccattaaaaacaagatcaaGAGGAGT atGGACTCTCAGAGGTCAGGGCTGGCTGCAGTGGACCGACTCCAGAGGCAGATCATCATCGCAGACTGCCAGGTTTACTTAGCAGTGCTGTCATTCATCAAACAGGAGCTGTCAT CATACATCAAAGGAGGCTGGATCCTCCGTAAAGCCTGGAAGATGTACAACAAATGTTACAGCGACATCACACATCTGCAGGAgggcagcagaagaagagcatCTGAGCAGCCAGCGGCGCCGcctccacctctctcctctccagctgaCTCCTCACACAGCCGCTCCTCTTCCCCCGGGCCGAGTCCATCCCACAGGCCGGACGGCCTCAGCCCTGAGGCCCTGGACCGCCTGAAAGGTTCGGTCAGCTTTGGTTACGGCCTCTTCCACCTTTGCATCTCGATGGTGCCGCCACACCTGCTGAAGATCGTCAACTTGCTGGGCTTCCCTGGCGACCGTCTCCAAGGCCTCTCAGCACTCATGTACGCCAGTGAAAGTAAGGACATGAAGGCCCCCTTAGCTAC CTTGGCCCTCTTGTGGTACCACACGGTTGTGCAGCCCTTCTTTGCTCTGGATGGTGCAGACACACAGGCAGGCCTTGTGGAGGCCAAATCTATCCTTCAACAGAGGGAGGCTACCTACCCAAactcctctctcttcatgttTTTCAAAGGCAGAGTGCAACGCCTTGAg TGTCAGATCAGCAGTGCCTTGACGTCCTTCCGTGATGCCTTGGACCTGGCCTCCGACCAGAGGGAGATTcagcatgtgtgtttatatgaa TCAGGTTGGTGCAGCATGATTGAACTGAACTACGGAGAAGCCTACAGAGCCTTTGGGCGCCTGAAGACTGAGTCTCGCTGGTCCCAATGCTACTACGCCTACTTAACTGGAG TGTGCCAAGGAGCCACAGGAGACCTGGagggagcagcagctgtgttcAAGGAGGTTCAAAGACTTTTCAAGCGCAAGAACAATCAGATAGAGCTGTTCTCCATGAAGAGG GCGGAGAAGCTGAGGTGTCCAAGTCTGTCCAAAGAGCTCTGCATCCTCTCTGTGATCGAGATTCTTTATCTGTGGAAAGCTCTGCCAAACTGCTCCTCCCCCAATCTGGAGTCAATGTCTCAAG tccTGCAGGGGATTGATGATGCGTCATGTGCAGGCCTGAAAAACTTACTTCTTGGTGCTATCAACAAATGTCTCCACAAAACCAAAGATGCCATCCAG TATTTCCATCTTGCTGCGAGGGATGAGGTGGGTCGTCTGAGCAACTCATATGTGCAGCCCTACTCCTGCTATGAACTGGGCTGTGTGCTGCTGAACACCCCAGAG TCTGCAGGGAAAGGCAGGATGCTAATGCTTCAGGCAAAG GAGGACTACGCTGGTTATGACTTTGAGAACAGACTCCATGTTCGTATTCACTCAGCTCTCGCCTCGATGAGGGCTGTAGCACAGCCTTGA